GGTCGTGTCCGCAAGGGCTCTCGCGATTCACGCTAGTTTTCCGTCGCGACAACGATAAGATGAGACAGCTCTTGGCAGGGGGGACAGATGAGGGGCTTTCGCTTCACCGCTCGATGCGCGTCGATATTGCTGGCCTGCGCGTGGCTCGTCGGCGAGGCCAAGGCGCTGGATTTCACGATAGCAGGAAAGGTGCTCACACCGACTGGCCTTGTGAGCGACGGCGCAGTCGCAGTCAGCGGAAAGAATATCGACGCCGTTGGCCCGGCGGCTTCGGTCCCGGGTGCGGCAACCGCGATCAAGATCCCGGATACGGTGATCCTTCCGGGCTTTATCGATCTGCACAACCATCTCACCTGGAACGTCCTGCCCCGCTGGATCCCCGGCCGGAAATTCGCCAGCCGCTACGAATGGCAGGACTCCCCGGAATACGATCGGCTGCTCGTGGCGCCTCACAACGCCATCATGGACAAGAATGGAGCACCTTGCGAAGTCGAAATCTACGCCGAGATCAAGGCACTGGTCGGTGGTGCCACGTCCAGCTTGGGCTCGATCTTTGACAAGGATCACCCTGAATACGCCGATTGTGCCAAGGGGCTGGTGCGTAACCTGGATCTTGCGTCCGGGCTGGACTTCAAGAAGCCGGATGACACAGACCCCTGCAAGTCCCCGCAGCCGATTGGCGACGTCGTCTTCAATGACGTGTTTCCGCTCGAGGAGACGCATGGCCGCATGGACTACTTCCTGTGCGAGCTGAACCGGGGCTCCCTGCGCAGCCTCGTCATCCATCTCTCCGAAGGCGCACCGGCCGATTCCAGCGCCCATCGAGAGTTCACCATGCTGGATAGAGCCGGGCTGTTGAAGCCGGGCATGGTCATCGTGCACGGCACGGCCTTGCGCGATGCTGATTTCGGACAGATGGCGAAGAACGGCGTCGGGCTTGTGTGGTCGCCGCGCAGCAACGATGAACTCTACGGAGCGACGACCAACGTCGGCTCCGCCAGCCTCGCTCACGTGCCGATCGCCATCGCCCCGGATTGGAGTCCCTCGGGCAGCGCCGGCATGCTTCAGGAGATTGGATACATCGCCCGGCGCTACCGCGCGATCTCATCCGAGGATCTGTTCAAGATGGCGACGTCCGTCCCCGCGCAGATCGCGAGACTGGACGGGAGCATCGGAGATCTTACGAAGGACAAGAAGGCGGACTTCGTGGCGATCAGGGCGAAGCGGGACCCAAAGGCACGCAATCCGGATCTGGACCCGGTGGTGAAGGCGATGCCCGCCGATATCATGCTGGTCGTCGTCGGCGGAGAGCCACTCTACGGCGATCCGGCCGTAATGACGCAGCTTCGGCCGGGAGCGAAGCTCGAGGACATGACCGTATGCGGAGCTTCTAAGAAGCTCTACCTCGGGGAGAGCGATGCGCCATCGCTCAAGAATTCCTCGTTCGACCAGATCCAGATTGCCATCAATTCGCTCCTGGTGAAGTACGGATCGAAGCTACCGGATATCGAGTGCGAGTGAGTGTCGGTCGACGGCCAACTCACGATGCGCCTCTATCGAGGAATAGCCGTTCCCGAAGTGACGGCAGACGTGACCGTCGCCTCCATTCGTGAGAACGGCCTGCTTGTCGAGGGGCGGTTCTGGAGCGGCCTCGCCGTGCACGACTTGAAGGGACTCCTCGACGAGCTTTGGGAGATACCGGATCTATCAATGGAGCTCACCCGCCCGGAGCGCGAGGAGCCATTGTCGCGTATCTGTGCCTGTGCCCGTGAACGGGACGCGATGTACTATGCCTGCAGTCACAACCGGAAGGCCGAGGACACGACGCCGATACTGATTTCGTTCGACGCGCATCCGGACGATGTCGTCATCGATGGCAGAGACTTCCTCTACACAGTCGTGCAGCTCGGCAATCCAACTTTGAGCCGCGACGCGCTCAAGCAGACATTTGGGCCGGCGGTTCTGCGTTATGCGGACCGAGCTTGGGCGACAGCCGATCAATACGCCAGGATCGCTTGCATGGACTTGGCGGCTCAGGACCCAGATGTG
The genomic region above belongs to Bradyrhizobium sp. CCBAU 53338 and contains:
- a CDS encoding amidohydrolase family protein, which gives rise to MRGFRFTARCASILLACAWLVGEAKALDFTIAGKVLTPTGLVSDGAVAVSGKNIDAVGPAASVPGAATAIKIPDTVILPGFIDLHNHLTWNVLPRWIPGRKFASRYEWQDSPEYDRLLVAPHNAIMDKNGAPCEVEIYAEIKALVGGATSSLGSIFDKDHPEYADCAKGLVRNLDLASGLDFKKPDDTDPCKSPQPIGDVVFNDVFPLEETHGRMDYFLCELNRGSLRSLVIHLSEGAPADSSAHREFTMLDRAGLLKPGMVIVHGTALRDADFGQMAKNGVGLVWSPRSNDELYGATTNVGSASLAHVPIAIAPDWSPSGSAGMLQEIGYIARRYRAISSEDLFKMATSVPAQIARLDGSIGDLTKDKKADFVAIRAKRDPKARNPDLDPVVKAMPADIMLVVVGGEPLYGDPAVMTQLRPGAKLEDMTVCGASKKLYLGESDAPSLKNSSFDQIQIAINSLLVKYGSKLPDIECE